The genomic stretch TCATGCTGATTAATTCTTTGACCTCCTGTGCCTTTACTGGGTCTTCCTGCAAAGTTCGCAGATAGAGGTAGACTCCATCACAATGGTTATCCACGGTTAATATCTCTTTCTTTAGGCCCCGCTCTTCAAAGTCGATGGTACGACGAATAATTGTCTCCATAGCTTGTCTAGACTGCTCAGGCGAGACGTCTTCTTTGATCATCTGATTGCCTCGGCCGGAGTAGACCAGGTGATAAAAACAGACCCGATTGATGTTTTCTTCTTCAATGAAATCGAAAATCCTATCTAACTCATTAAGGTTATGGCTGTTAATAGTAAAACGAAGACCTACCCGTTGTCCCACGGCAACACAATTCTGGATACCCTCCATAGCAGCTTGGAACGCCCCTGCTTTGCCACGGAATCGATCATTTACCTCCCGCAACCCATCCAGAGAGATCCCTACATAACCAACCCCAATATTCTTTATCCGTTGTGCCACTTCCCGTGTAATCAGGGTCCCATTGGTCGAAAGGGTCGGCCGGATTCCTTTGGCGGCTGCATATTCCGCCAATTCAAAAAAGTCAGGACGAATTAAAGGCTCCCCTCCCGAGAAAAGGAGTACAGGAACTCTAAAGTCAGCTAAATCATCAATAAAACGTTTGGCTTCTTCCGTCGTTAATTCACCTTGGTATTTCTGGGCATCGGATTCCATATAACAATGGACGCACTTCAGGTTACAGGTACGTGTAGAATTCCAGACAACTACCGGACCGGAGCCAGCCGTGGTGCCATGCAGAGAACCCTTGGAGCTTTTGGTGTAACGCAGCGAGTCTCCGAAGTATTCTGTATTAAAAAGCAATTTGGTTACACTGATCATTCTTTTCCCCCCCCGGCTAGGGCCTCAAGAAGCCCTTTAATTGTGTATTGCTTTGCTTCAGCATCAATAGTCAAGCCACATTCCGTCGCAGTCTTACTGGTAATCGGGCCGATAGAGAAAAGCTTCACCCCATCTAAAAGGCTTTTTTCGCCATCAATCAACTGCATAAAATTGCGAACTGTTGAGGAACTTGTAAAGGTAACTGCTGATACTGCCTTTTCCTTCAAGAGGTTTTGTAGCTCCTCCTTATTCGCATTGCCAAGCACCGTTCGATAGGCAGGTACGTCCCAGACATCAGCCCCAAGTGCCTTCAAAGACTCGGGAAGTATATCCCGGGCTTCCTCAGCTCGTGCTAATAAGACACTTTGACCGGGTAAAACTCGACTGGCTAATCCTTCAATTATCTTTTCTGCTCGGTATTCTTCAGGCACAAATGAGACCTTCAAGCAGCGTTTCTCAAGGGCATCTCTGGTCGCCGGACCAATCGCCACAATATCCATGCCAAATAAATCTCGAACGTCTTTTCCTTGCTCTATTAAAGTTTTAAAAAACTCTTCCACCCCGTTAACACTGGTAAAGATTACCCATTCAAAACGCTTCAGATTTTTAATCGCATTAATCATCTGATTGGGGTCTGTTGGCGGAGCGATTTCAATCGCTGGAAATTCCCAAGGTTCCCCGCCAAGATCCTCAATACCTTGAGAAAGGGCGCTCGCTTGGTGTCTAGCTCGAGTCACAATAACCCGTTGCCCAAAAAGAGGTTTTTTTTCAAACCACTGTAGTTTTTCCCTTAGCTGAACAACCTCACCAACAATAATAATAGAAGGATTCGTAAACCCTTCAGTCTTTACTAGTTGAGCAATATTATGCAGTTCACCCACAAGGACCTTTTGTTCAGGTCGAGTGCCCCATTGAATGATTCCTACCGGGGTAGAGGCTGAACGGCCATTTTCGATAAGTTTAGAAGCAATCAAAGATAAGTTTTCCATGCCCATCAAAAAAATCAAGGTTCCATGCGCTGTCGCCAAATGCTCCCAAGCCAAAGCTGAGCTGTTTTTGGTCGGATCTTCGTGTCCGGTAATTACTGCGAAGGAAGAGGTTAAATCCCGATGAGTTACGGGAATACCGGCATAAGCAGGTACTGAAATCGCCGAAGTAACACCTGGGACAACTTCAAAAGAGATACCCGCTTTCAGAAGATCCTCGGCCTCTTCTCCCCCCCGGCCAAAAACAAAAGGGTCTCCACCCTTCAAACGTGTAACAATTTTTCCTTCTAATCCCTTCTGCACTAAGAGAGCGTTGATTTCTTCCTGACGCAGGGTATGACGATCAGGGGATTTACCAACATAGATAAGCTCACAATCGGGACGAGCTAAAGTTAAAAGGCGGCGAGAGGCTAATCGATCATAAATAAGCACATCAGCTTTCGCGATGCACTCTGAACCCTTGACTGTAATCAACTTCGGATCTCCCGGCCCGGCACCGACTAAATAGACATATCCCTTGTCCAAATTAGAACACTCCAATCCAATTATTATGATAAAATATTACGATTCTAAGTTAGTTCGAATCTCGCTAAGTATATCCAGAGCCCCCTGAGCAATCAGTGCTTCAGCGGCTTCTTTTCCTAATTTCTCAGGATCATCTCCCGTTAGAGAAACCTTCAAAACTCGTTGGCCATCTAATGAGGCAACCATTCCCCTGAGATTTATCTGTTGAGCATCTGTCACGGCCAAAGCCCCGATCGGAATTTGACAGCCTCCCTCCAAACGAAGAAGGAGGGCCCGCTCTGCTCTGACTGCTCGTTCGGTTTCCCGATGATTCAGTGCCGAGAGTAACTCACGTACATCCTCACGATCAGAGACAACTTCTACGGCAATCGCCCCTTGCCCTACGGCCGAAAGCATAATCTCTTGAGGTATATATTCCGTGATGCGCTCTTCCCAGCCCAATCGTTTAACTCCGGCAGCAGCCAGAACAATACCGGCCATGGTCGATTCCTGAAGTTTGCGCCAACGGGTTTGCAGATTCCCTCTCAAATCAGCAAAACCCAAATCGCTTCGATAGTTCTGTAACTGGGCTTTGCGTCTTAAGCTACTGGTACCAATGATCGAGCCAGCAGGCAAGTCGGCTAGCTGGATTCCCTCTCTACTTAGGAAGACATCCCTTGGCTCTTCTCGCTCACAAAAAACAGCAATATCTAAGCCGGCTGGTAAAATCGTCGGTAGATCTTTTAAACTATGCACTGCACAGTCAATCTCGCCGCTAAGTAAGCCGACCTCTAATTCTTTGGTGAAAAGACCTTTATCCCCAATTTTCGCAAGAGGAACATCAAGTATCTTGTCTCCTTTAGTTTTCATAGGTATAAGTATAAAATCCACTTCCGGGTAAAGCTCTTGTAGCTTATCTTTAACCCATTTTGCTTGCCAAAGAGCAAGTTGACTATCTCGAGTACCAATCTTAAATTTCTGCATATGCTCCCCCTCTTAACCTTGGTTGGAATGATGACCCACTGCGTGATGAACACTCCGTCCTGCATGAGGTGATTCTTGATCCACGTCTAAATCAAATAAATTTTGTAGTATTTCCGTATAAAGATGCCCTTGACTGGTATGGGCCACTTCTTTCAAGTTTGCTATCGGTGGGTGTAGGAGATGAGTAACAATGGAGTTAGCCATGGAGCGAATCACCTTCTCTTGCTTCGCATCGATGGGTCCCAGTTTATTAAGGGCATTTTTCACCATTACATCGCGAACCTGCTCGCCTCGACGCTGTAAAGCAATAATCGTGGGAACGGCAAATAAAGAATTGTGCCATTTCATGAAGCGACCCATTTCTTCTTCGAGAATCTTTTCTGCCTGAATCGCCGCATCTTCCCTAGCTTTTTGATGGGCATCTACCACTCCACGCAGATCATCAATATCAAACAGAGTAACCCCTTCACATTCATTGACGCCGGGATGAATATCTCTGGGAACGGCTATATCAATCATTAATAAGGATCTATATTCACGCAACTTCATAACCCGCTGCATGCGTTCCGGTAAAATAACAAAGTGGTTAGCAGCAGTTGCGGAAATGACAATGTCCGTTTCGACTAATGCTGTGTCAATATCTTCAAAAGGGATGGCCTTTCCGGAAAACTCTTGCGCAAGGGTTTGGGCCCGCTGGAAGGAACGGTTAGAGACCATTACAGTAGACGCCCCGTTAGCTACAAGATGCTTTGCTGTCAGGGCACTCATTTCGCCGGCTCCCATGATCAAAATGCTTTTATCCTTCACATCCCCAAAGGTTTGCTTAGCGAGTTCAACCGCAGTATAAGAAACTGAGGTGGGATGTTGGTCAATTTGTGTCTCAGCACGTACCCTTTTACCAATGGCTAAAGCATTCTGAAAAATAGTATGAATCACCTTATTGGATGCATTCATCTGTGATGACCTATCGTAGGCTTCTGCCACTTGACCCAAAATTTGCGTTTCTCCCATAACCATGGAATCCAGGCCCGCAACCACTCGAAACAAATGACGTACTGATTCATAAAGACCATGAACATAAAGGTATTGGCTAAGGTCTTCTTCTTGAAGATTCCCGTGTCGGGCAAGAAAACTCCTAATGGCGCTAACTCCTGACTCAACTTCAGGAGTAGCAGCATAAATCTCCAAGCGGTTACAGGTATTCAAGAGAACCACTCCATTTAAAGCAGAGAGGGTATTCAATTCAGCTAAGGCTTTGTTAACCTGCGAAGGATGAAAGCTAACCTTCTCACGAATCTCTACTGGAGCCGTTCTGTGGTTCAATCCAACAGTGATCGGAAACACTTTTCCACTACTCCCTTCGCGTCATCTAGCTGACCGTTTTTTATGAGCTGAAGTACCCCTCCATCGGTAACCTGGTCCCAGAATTTTTCTTTTTGTTCGGCTGTCAGCTGGTTTTTAACATCTTTTCGCCAGCTTCTCAGCAATACCAAATAATCTTTATAGGCCTCTCCATAACACTTTTCCAGTTCAGCTCGAATCTGACGAGCCACGATAGGGCTGCTACCGCCCGTGGAGACAGCAATGCTCAAATCCCCTTGCTCGAGTATGGAGGGCACAATAAAGGTACACTTCTCCGGATCATCCACCACATTAATCAGGCGGAAGGCATCTTTAGCATTCCCGGCAACAGCCCCGTTAACCGCCTCGATTTCTGTACAGGAAAATACCAGTAGTGCATCTTGTAGGTCATCGGCAGCATACTCTTTTTCTTCCCAGATACATCGAACACTATCCACCAGTCTTTTGAGATCCGGATTGAGCTTTGGTGAGACAATGCGCACGATGGCCCCATGCTCCAAGAGGGTCTTTACTTTTCGATATGCTACTGTCCCGCCGCCCACGACAAGAACTGGTTTGTTTTGCAAATCTACATAGATGGGGTAATAATGTGACACTTACAGCCCCCCGCTTCATCTTATTCAGTCAAGATTGAGTTAATAAATATTCTAATCTAATCTTACAACGAAACTCCCAACTTAAAAACAAACTTTTTTTTATGGGGCCATTAAGTGTTATTATGAACAAAGTCTTGATTAAGCGTAAGAATGAAGCCCTGGCAGTAAGTAGTTCACCCCAAAGAAGGTGAACAGCACCGCTGCAAATCCTATAATCGCCATCCAAGCAGCTCTCTTCCCCTTCCATCCATACATCAGCCGTGCATGAAGGTATGCAGCATAAATAATCCAGGTAATCAATGACCATGTTTCTTTGGGATCCCACGACCAGTACGTCCCCCAAGCATAGTTAGCCCAAATAGCACCCGTCACAATACAGAGTGTCAGCATGGGGAAAGCAAAGCCGATCATTTTGTAGGCTAACTCATCTAGAACGTTTTCGTGAGGAAAATGACTTGACCAGGTCTCCTTAGTATTCTTCTCGTTGGTATTGGCGCTGGTTTTGATTAAATACATAATCCCCAAACCAAAGGAGATCGCAAAGGCTCCATAGGCCAGCATTGCTGTGAACACATGGAAGGTCAACCATTGACTTTTCAAGGCCGGAGGGATAGCTCCCGACACTCTTTCGGTGGGGCCCATCTTCATGATGATAAACATTAGCAATAGAAAGGGTACCGGCATCACAAAACTGCCCAAGGCTTTGAATTTATAGCGAAACTCTACGAACAAGTAGATCATGACTATTCCCCAACAGAAGGTCAAAATAAATTCGTAGCCATTGGTCAATGGTGGTCTTTGGGTAACAACCCAACGCAGGACAATAGCGGCGGTATTGGCAACAAGTCCGATAATGGCTGCAAAAGTAGCCAAGTGGTTAATGAGGTCCTTTTTCATAGCCATTCCTAACCAATATAGGACAGTGCTTATCACAAAAGCTGCTACCATAATGTAAAACATAATAATTTCTAGATTCTCCAAGGATCCACCCAATGCAATTCACCCCTTATTTTGTAACTTGATTTCCGCTCTCTAGTTCTTCCACAATACTGTCAAATTCTTCTTTAATCCCCATGTTAAACTTTCCGCAGTATGCTCCTATGGCCAGTTCAAATTCTTCTTCATGATCTTTTTCTAACTTCAGAATACCAGAAATGCGAACGGGTCGCCAATAGAATGACAACAGCAAGCCCAACATTAATAGCCCACTGCCAAGCCAAACCATCCATACCCCAGGATCTTCCTTGACTTGTAAGCCAGTGAATCCGGCAGCCTTCTCAAAGGTTATGCTGTAATCTTCTTGAATAGTCTCTGTTTGTCCTAGGGTAAGTTGTCCCATCTCAACTTGACTGGTCTCATTAAAAACTTGATAAAGAATGACTGGTTCTTGGGGATCAGTTTTCATGGCCGACATAACTAGAAAAAGATTCGTTCCAGGTGCGTTAAAGTAGTTACCTCCGCCATTCTGAAGAACTACCGGGTATTCTTCCCCGTTCACCTTCACGGTAAATAACCCACCGGGTGCATAACTGGATTGATAGAACGTTACTCCCTTGTAGGTGAGGGGATGATTGACTGATATAGATTTGCGTGCAACTTCCTCTCCCGATTCAATAATACTTAAATCCGTATACCAATTATCCCGCTCACCGTTGGGTAATATCCGGTCTTCCGCGGAATTAATCTTAACCATAAAATCATCTTTCACTTGGCCTTTATAGATTTCAATCTCCTG from Desulfitobacterium dichloroeliminans LMG P-21439 encodes the following:
- the hemC gene encoding hydroxymethylbilane synthase, encoding MQKFKIGTRDSQLALWQAKWVKDKLQELYPEVDFILIPMKTKGDKILDVPLAKIGDKGLFTKELEVGLLSGEIDCAVHSLKDLPTILPAGLDIAVFCEREEPRDVFLSREGIQLADLPAGSIIGTSSLRRKAQLQNYRSDLGFADLRGNLQTRWRKLQESTMAGIVLAAAGVKRLGWEERITEYIPQEIMLSAVGQGAIAVEVVSDREDVRELLSALNHRETERAVRAERALLLRLEGGCQIPIGALAVTDAQQINLRGMVASLDGQRVLKVSLTGDDPEKLGKEAAEALIAQGALDILSEIRTNLES
- the nirJ1 gene encoding putative heme d1 biosynthesis radical SAM protein NirJ1, which translates into the protein MISVTKLLFNTEYFGDSLRYTKSSKGSLHGTTAGSGPVVVWNSTRTCNLKCVHCYMESDAQKYQGELTTEEAKRFIDDLADFRVPVLLFSGGEPLIRPDFFELAEYAAAKGIRPTLSTNGTLITREVAQRIKNIGVGYVGISLDGLREVNDRFRGKAGAFQAAMEGIQNCVAVGQRVGLRFTINSHNLNELDRIFDFIEEENINRVCFYHLVYSGRGNQMIKEDVSPEQSRQAMETIIRRTIDFEERGLKKEILTVDNHCDGVYLYLRTLQEDPVKAQEVKELISMNGGNRSGIAFAEVDPLGYVHPDQFTQHITFGNVRERKFGDIWTDVSHPILAGLKDRKPLLKGRCSKCQYLDNCNGNFRTRAEAVTGDFWESDPACYLTDEEIGIR
- the resB gene encoding cytochrome c biogenesis protein ResB, encoding MSNKSEGFVEKIWDIFSSMKTGLFLLGVVALVSGIGTLVPQVSLDPEGADAVADIWKTLGFTNIYASPWFQFLLGLLCINLIVCSVQRFGGVYKLSFQPEPPHEHSALPQKIFSQVNSKDSEALRQRTQEVLKKKGYHVSQLEKEGEWNFTAQKHRLGNWGSFITHISFVILVIGALIGSLGGFKGYIMAGEGSVIPIQEIEIYKGQVKDDFMVKINSAEDRILPNGERDNWYTDLSIIESGEEVARKSISVNHPLTYKGVTFYQSSYAPGGLFTVKVNGEEYPVVLQNGGGNYFNAPGTNLFLVMSAMKTDPQEPVILYQVFNETSQVEMGQLTLGQTETIQEDYSITFEKAAGFTGLQVKEDPGVWMVWLGSGLLMLGLLLSFYWRPVRISGILKLEKDHEEEFELAIGAYCGKFNMGIKEEFDSIVEELESGNQVTK
- the cobA gene encoding uroporphyrinogen-III C-methyltransferase yields the protein MDKGYVYLVGAGPGDPKLITVKGSECIAKADVLIYDRLASRRLLTLARPDCELIYVGKSPDRHTLRQEEINALLVQKGLEGKIVTRLKGGDPFVFGRGGEEAEDLLKAGISFEVVPGVTSAISVPAYAGIPVTHRDLTSSFAVITGHEDPTKNSSALAWEHLATAHGTLIFLMGMENLSLIASKLIENGRSASTPVGIIQWGTRPEQKVLVGELHNIAQLVKTEGFTNPSIIIVGEVVQLREKLQWFEKKPLFGQRVIVTRARHQASALSQGIEDLGGEPWEFPAIEIAPPTDPNQMINAIKNLKRFEWVIFTSVNGVEEFFKTLIEQGKDVRDLFGMDIVAIGPATRDALEKRCLKVSFVPEEYRAEKIIEGLASRVLPGQSVLLARAEEARDILPESLKALGADVWDVPAYRTVLGNANKEELQNLLKEKAVSAVTFTSSSTVRNFMQLIDGEKSLLDGVKLFSIGPITSKTATECGLTIDAEAKQYTIKGLLEALAGGGKE
- the ccsB gene encoding c-type cytochrome biogenesis protein CcsB, with amino-acid sequence MGGSLENLEIIMFYIMVAAFVISTVLYWLGMAMKKDLINHLATFAAIIGLVANTAAIVLRWVVTQRPPLTNGYEFILTFCWGIVMIYLFVEFRYKFKALGSFVMPVPFLLLMFIIMKMGPTERVSGAIPPALKSQWLTFHVFTAMLAYGAFAISFGLGIMYLIKTSANTNEKNTKETWSSHFPHENVLDELAYKMIGFAFPMLTLCIVTGAIWANYAWGTYWSWDPKETWSLITWIIYAAYLHARLMYGWKGKRAAWMAIIGFAAVLFTFFGVNYLLPGLHSYA
- a CDS encoding precorrin-2 dehydrogenase/sirohydrochlorin ferrochelatase family protein, producing the protein MSHYYPIYVDLQNKPVLVVGGGTVAYRKVKTLLEHGAIVRIVSPKLNPDLKRLVDSVRCIWEEKEYAADDLQDALLVFSCTEIEAVNGAVAGNAKDAFRLINVVDDPEKCTFIVPSILEQGDLSIAVSTGGSSPIVARQIRAELEKCYGEAYKDYLVLLRSWRKDVKNQLTAEQKEKFWDQVTDGGVLQLIKNGQLDDAKGVVEKCFRSLLD
- the hemA gene encoding glutamyl-tRNA reductase, producing the protein MFPITVGLNHRTAPVEIREKVSFHPSQVNKALAELNTLSALNGVVLLNTCNRLEIYAATPEVESGVSAIRSFLARHGNLQEEDLSQYLYVHGLYESVRHLFRVVAGLDSMVMGETQILGQVAEAYDRSSQMNASNKVIHTIFQNALAIGKRVRAETQIDQHPTSVSYTAVELAKQTFGDVKDKSILIMGAGEMSALTAKHLVANGASTVMVSNRSFQRAQTLAQEFSGKAIPFEDIDTALVETDIVISATAANHFVILPERMQRVMKLREYRSLLMIDIAVPRDIHPGVNECEGVTLFDIDDLRGVVDAHQKAREDAAIQAEKILEEEMGRFMKWHNSLFAVPTIIALQRRGEQVRDVMVKNALNKLGPIDAKQEKVIRSMANSIVTHLLHPPIANLKEVAHTSQGHLYTEILQNLFDLDVDQESPHAGRSVHHAVGHHSNQG